The Entelurus aequoreus isolate RoL-2023_Sb linkage group LG08, RoL_Eaeq_v1.1, whole genome shotgun sequence genome segment ATGAGTAATTCtaataatatacaaataaaataactaTTTTAACGGAAATATGAAATCACTCAAGCTAAATTGGTGAACCACCTTCTGCCATCTAGTGGTTCTTCATGTAACTGCAGTATCGAACGGTGTCTTTCATATGGTATGTAATGCTTTGGCAATAAAAGGGAAACAAAGTTGTCAGACTCACAAACTTCCGTTTCAGCTTCGCCTTGCTACTGCGCACAGGCTTGCCCTCCTCCGCTGCCGTCCCCCCGTTGAAGTCCGAGCTCATGTCCAGGTGGTTGTCGGCAGAGATGCTCTTTCGGAGGTAAGCGGTGCGCGCCCGGAAGTGGGAGAAGGGCGACTGGGAGCGAGGCCGGGCTTCACCTCGCTCGGGCTCCTCTTCGGCCTCCATGTCATCCTCCAAGCGCCACAGCtccccttaaaaaaaaaggaaaaaaggtcGGTTATTATCACcacaaaatgttacaaaaatattttcttttccTTCTGCAGCCTGAATCCACACACTGAATGGAAATCGTCCTTTATGTAAAAGCAGGAGGCAGGAAGCAAATTTGCGGCGGCTTTGTCTTCCGGCGTTCACACTATCCGGCTGTCAGTATGTGCTAATCACGTCTGAAGCCCATCACTCTATTTTCCATGTGTGTCACGCGTTGTCCTGACAGCAGTGCATCAGTCATGGCGCTTGCAAAACACACCCTGTAACTATTAGGTGACTGACGGATGTAAATGTGTCCATCAAAACACGCACATGAATAAGTACTAATGAGAGTTAcgcaaaaaattatgttttaagaAATATGTTAGTTCTcaattttaaaatgttaatttCACAGTGTGTGTTTAATTGGTATTTAATTGAATTGAATCATAATAAGAGTTTCTATTAAATTAGCAttgataaagttaaagtaccagtgatagtcacacacactaggtgtggtgaaattacgctGTGCATttgaccccctgggaggtgaagggagcagtgagcagcagcggtggccgcgctcgggaatcatttggtgatttataaAGTGCCGTAAACGACCACAACGTAGTTTGCTGGACATCTTTGTGATTTGTTTTCATGCATTCCTATGCACAAGTGGATGAAAGCTTAAAAAGTGTAGTTGGGTGTTGTTTTATTTACGGTTtcgtcataaaattgcccaaaactGATGCCGTGAGTTTACCAAAATTAAAAGtgacaaaactaaaactgcacacAAAAACGTCTAGTGGTGGAAATGTTGGGCGAATGTGCACCtacagcacatatgtcagagtcaaggcccgcgggccatatccggcccgcgagaaggtttttt includes the following:
- the LOC133654998 gene encoding uncharacterized protein LOC133654998 isoform X2; amino-acid sequence: MEQLIESLERKLQRPILAKSRTLPSIPQSPRVSRLHHSDLLGGSPSRRKTPALASSNPKACTLPPAGELWRLEDDMEAEEEPERGEARPRSQSPFSHFRARTAYLRKSISADNHLDMSSDFNGGTAAEEGKPVRSSKAKLKRKFVSLTTLFPFYCQSITYHMKDTVRYCSYMKNH
- the LOC133654998 gene encoding uncharacterized protein LOC133654998 isoform X1; translated protein: MATFGKLTDYFNRRKSREELRVTRSSRRSGSYCCTVAEARSLERKLQRPILAKSRTLPSIPQSPRVSRLHHSDLLGGSPSRRKTPALASSNPKACTLPPAGELWRLEDDMEAEEEPERGEARPRSQSPFSHFRARTAYLRKSISADNHLDMSSDFNGGTAAEEGKPVRSSKAKLKRKFVSLTTLFPFYCQSITYHMKDTVRYCSYMKNH